GTGGAAAAAGGGCAATAATATGTTCTGAAAGGAAAAATAATATTAATTTGTTGTCATTTTCTTTTAAAAAGTTGCATTTTTTAAAAAAAAGTGCTAACTTTGCACTCAAATAATAATATCGAAATGGCAAAACAAGTATTAGATTCATTAGATAGGCAGATCCTGAAGCTGATTTCTCAGGATGCCCGTATTCCATTTTTGGAAGTAGCACGCGCTTGCAATGTGAGCGGTGCAGCTATTCATCAGCGTGTGGCTAAGCTATCAAACCTAGGCATTATCAAGGGTTCACAGTTTATCATCGATCCTGAGAAGATCGGTTATGAGACTTGTGCCTACATGGGTTTGTTCCTGAAGGAACCTGAGAAGTTCGACCAGGTAGTGGAAGAGCTGAAGAAGATTCCTGAGGTAGTGGAGTGTCATTATACCACGGGTGGTTTTGATATGTTCATCAAGATTTATGCCATCAACAACCATCATCTGTTGGAGATTATCCATGACAAGTTGCAGCCTCTGGGCTTGTCTCGCAGCGAGACCATCATCTCTTTCAATGCAGCCATCAACCGTCAGTTGTCAATGAAGGACCTCAAGACGATGGCTCCTGATGAGGAGAATGAGGAGGAAGAGGGCGAGGCTTCTGCAGAATAAAGAGATTTTCTGCAGATTCTTTAAAGCTTTTGCCCTTTCAGGGCGACAGGCTTGCGTCCATGATTACCCAGGGCGATGCCCTGGGCTAGGAGCTTCTGCCCTTTCAGGGCGTGTGGGCTTTCTTGCGAAAATAGAAGTTACTTTTTTAAATAGGTGAGGAATGAGAACGATAATCCGTTTTCATTCCTCATTTCTTTTTCTATCAGTTCCCATTCTTCGGGATTGATTTCCGGAAAGAAGGCATCGGCTTGCTGCGGGGTAGCATCTATAGCGGCATCATTTACTTCCGCATCATTTACAGTGGTATCATCTACCACGGTGAGATAGAGTTTGCGGGCAACATGAAGGCTTTGGCGGTAGATGCTTTCGCCTCCGATAATGAAAATCTCTTGGGGACTTTCTGCAGCCTTTAATGCCGCATCCAGATTAGGATATACTTCGCAGCCTTCCATCTCTTTCATACTGCGGGAAACAACGATGTTCCGGCGATGGGGCAGGGCACCATTGGGGAGTGACTCATAGGTCTTGCGGCCCATGATGATGGTATGTCCCGTGGTGAGTTCGCGGAAGCGGGTTAAATCGGATTTAATATGATAGAGCAACCGGTTCTGATAGCCGATTGCTCTATTGGTTTGCGATATGCAGGCGATGATGCTAAGCATAAACTATTAACTATAAACTATTAATTATAATTTGTTCTTCCGGCACGTGGGTGCTCTTGATTTTCCACTCTTGCGGATAGAGGTTGTTGGCACGGTTGCCGATGTTCTTTTCCCAGCCCAGCGGTACTCCCTGATAGGTGACCAATACATATTTCTTAGGAGAATCCACATGCAGGTTGACGGCTTCCTTGCGCAGATAGCGGATGGCATCTTCGTACGACAGCTCCTCCTGCGGGAAGGCATCGGGGTTGAGCATGGTGGAGAGGGCGAGACACTGGTCGGGGATGAGGCCCTTGCCCTTGTCGGTTCCCAGTTTGATGCCGGCATGAATCACCTTCAGACTGTTCTTTGCCAGTTCGTAGATGTATTGCCATCTTTGCGGAATGGCATAGACATCACCATCTTCTGTCTTCTGATAGTCGTAGCCCATGCCATATTCGCCATCCTTCAGCGCATCGCTGGTGCTGCGGATCCAGTTCCCGGGAATCATCGTCAACACATTCTTGTTGCTTTTTCCTGCTTTTCCTGCGTTGTTCTTGTTTCCCTTTCCTGCTTTTTCCTTCTGGTCGGCATTCATTCCCTTCTTGGCTTTTCCCTTCTTCTTGTCTTTTTCTGCCTTGGCAGCATAGCTCAGGAGCATGTTTTCCTCTTCTTCGCCTTCCTTGCGGAGTACGGCGAGGAAGATGCCTTCGCCTCGGGTCTTGCCTGGGAGGAAGCGATAGACGGGGAAGCTGGAACCGATGAGATTGCCCGTGATGTTCCAAGAATCATCGATGCCGGTTAAGGCTACAGGCTCAGCACCCAGTTCCTCGCAAATCCATGCGATGTTCTCCTCGTCTTCGTGGGCATTGAAGGTGCAGGTGGAGTAGATGAGGATGCCGCCCGGTTTCAGACTGCCCCAGATGTCGCTCACGATTTCGCGCTGCAGATGCCAGCAGTTGTCCACATTCTGCAGGCTCCATTCTGCGATGGCTCCATCGTCCTTGCGGAACATGCCTTCGCCCGAGCAAGGCACATCGGTGAGAATAACGTCGAACAGAAGCTTCGACTTCTTGTAGTCACGTGGATAATTGTTGGTGACAATCATGTCGGGATGACCGAATTTCTGAATGTTCTCGGCAAGAATCTGTGAACGGGTGCGCATCGGTTCGTTGCTGAAGAGCAGACTGCCTTCTGGCAGCGCTGCACGCACGGCAGTGGACTTTCCGCCAGGAGCCGCACAGAGGTCGAGCATCATCACGGGTTCGTGAACCAGCTGGCGAATCACCAGGTCAACGAACATGGATGAGGCTTCCTGCACGTAATATTTTCCGGCATGGAGCCATGGGTCGAAGGTGAAGTTGGGGCGGGTAGCCAGGTATCTGCCCGTGGAAGGACACCAAGGGATAGGTTCGCCCATCACTTTCTGCTCTCCCTCTTTTTGAGAATTAACATCCTTTTCCTCTTTAGGAGTTTTAACATCCTCTCCCTCTTTGCATTTAAAAGGATTGAGTCGGATGCTGGTAGGTGCTTCGCCCTCTGTAATTCCCTGTTCCAGCTGCTGGTACAATTCCTCGCCCATCAGCCCAAGGGTATATTTTCTGAAATCTTCTGGTAAAATCTTAGCCATCTATTATATATAATAATGTGTAATTATCTATTTGAAGAGTATAAATAAGCCCCTAAATAGGCAAAAGTATCTCTAATCTTTTGCAAAAATAAGAAAAATTTCGTTTCTTTGCAACTAAATCGGGAAGAGATGCGTCTAAGACATAGAAAAATTAATAAAAAATAAGGTAAAACCATAAAAATATTGATAGATATGAAGAAAGCAATATTAGCATTGGCGCTCGTTATGAGCATGGGAGCTACGCAGGTGTCTTGGGCGTCTTCTGCTCCGAAACATCGTTATCATCCTACTGCGCAGCAGGTGGATCAGCAGGATGCGCAGGAAAAGGCGGCAGATGGGAAGACTGCTTCGGCTGAGCAGAAAGCTTCTGCCCAGGATGACGGGGCGCTGGAGGCTTATTCGGATACCACCAGTTCGGATTCTGCCATCAATGATGCTTGCGACTATGATGATGCCCGTGCTTATCATTCCAAGTACAGTTTGGAAAATTATGATGACCCGTTCGATTTCATCGGTTCGGTATTCGGCAGCGGTATGCTGGGTGTGGTGGTCATCTTTTGCGTCATCTTCGGATTGCTTTTTATCCTGGCTCCGCTGATCATCTTCGTCCTGCTTATCAGATATCTGGTTCGCCGCCATAACGACCGAATCAAACTGGCTGAGATGGCGATGGAGAAGGGCATCAATGTTCCGGAGAGCGACCGTCCGATAGACAAGCAGAGTGATGAATATCTGGTGAAGCGCGGATTGAGAAACGTCTTCCTGGGAGCCGGCTTGTGCGCCATGTTCTCGTGGTGGTCTGTTGATTTCCTTGCCGGCATAGGAGCCTTGATAGGCTTCTATGGATTGGGGCAGACCCTGATAGGCTTGCTTCCAGCCATCAAGGACTGGTGGAAAAACCGTCATGGCAACCAGGGCACGGGGTATAATGGAACTCCGGTATAAAGAATCAAAGATAGAATAATTATTAGTTAATATATAGTGGAAAAGATATCCGATATTTCTCTCGTCACGAAGGTGGTGATGCTTCACGACCGCAAGTCGTTCGACTTGCTGGTCAAGAAGTATCAGTCACCTATTCGTGGGTTTTTCCTGCGTCAGACGCTGGGGGATGTGCAGCTGAGTGACGACTTGGCTCAGGATACCTTTGTCAAGGCCTATACCCATCTGGCGAGTTTCAAGGGTACGGCGCAGTTCTCCACTTGGCTTTACCGCATCGCCTATAACGTGTGGTATGATTACAACCGCAGTCATAAGGCGACGCAGGATATTGATACGCCGGCGGTGGCCCGGCAGAATGCGCAGGGCGTAAATAGCGGATTGAAGATGGATTTGCTCAATGCCCTGCAGATATTGAGCGAGAACGAACGTACATGCATCACGCTGCAGCTGATGGATGGACTCTCTATAGATAAGATTGCAGAGGTGACGGGGATGGCGCTAGGTACCATCAAGTCGCATCTCTCGCGTGGAAAACAGAAACTTGCAAGTTACTTAAAGCATAATGGTTATGACCGATAAAAAGAATGATAAGATACAGAGCATGGATGTTGACCTGCTGAGTGCTTCAGACGAGCAACTCTTGCAGGCATTCTTTGCTGATAACAAGATGGCTGAGATTCCTGACGATGGTTTTTCAGACAGGGTGATGCAGGCTTTGCCGGCTATGGAAACGGAACAGTCGTTGCTGGAATTCCACATTGCGTTGGCGAAGCGCCATCGCCTGGAACATCTGTGGACGGCGGTGTGCGTGGCAATAGGAGTGATTGCTGCCGTGCTCTGTCAGGGCTGGGAGCAGATTCAGGGCTGGCTCTATGGCATGAAGATTGATTTCCTGCTTACGGGTTTCCATGCCATCAGGCATGGGATAGATTCTTTCGGAAATTCGCAGAATCTCTGGATGATGCTGGCAGGCATTGTTGTCCTCATCATGGTGTGGGGATATAATGAACTGGCGGATGCCAGGGAATAGCAGGGAATAAGGAAGAAAAAACTCTTTCTATTAGCTGATGATATTTTGAAAGCTAATAGAAAGAGTTTTTTTGTTTCTATAAAAGTTATGTTCAAAAGCTTTGAACTTATGTTCTGAGCCTTTGAACATAAGTTCAAAGCTTTTGAACGAAGATTATTCTTAGGATAAAATACTTTTTATTCCAAATCAAATTCGAAATCGAAGCCGTTGTCATCGGATTCCTTCTCCTGCTGCTTTGGCTTTGGTTTCGGAGGATTCTTCAGATTGCCCTTCTCATCAAACATATTGTAGGTGGTGCGAAGAACAATGAACTCGGTGCGACGGTTGATCTGGTTGCAAATCTCCTGATGCTCCTTGCTCTGCTTCAGGATAAACTCCTGGGTAAGCTCATCGCCCTCCTTGAGCCAAGGATATTTCTCGGTCAGTTTCTTGCGAACCTTCTTTGGTCGCTCCTTGCCATAGCCCACAGGGGTAAGGCGCTCCTTCTCGATGCCATGGGCTATCAGATAGTTGACCACCGACTGGGCACGGCGCTGAGACAATCGTTTGTTGTATTCGGCATTGCCCTTGTAGTCGCAATGCGCACTCAACTCGATGGTAACGTTAGGATTCTCCTTGAGTAGTCCCACCAGTTCGTCGAGCGACTTGGTGCTGGCTGGTGTCAGCGTAGCCTTGTCGAAATCGTAGAAGATGTTGTCGATGAGCACAGGGGCGGTGATGGAAGCCAATGGGAACTGGAGTACGTACTCCTTGCTTTCCTTCGCCGAATCCACGCGCAGCTCCTCCTTGTGGTTGAGGAATCCCTTGCAGGATGCCATGATTAGATAATCTACTTTCGTGTTGATAGGCATGGTGAAAGAACCGTCGCTCTTCACCGGCAACTTCTTGTAGGTTCCGTCGTTTCCTACCACCGTAACCTGGGCGGCAGGCAACTCGTAGCCATCCATCTCATAGACCCAACCCTTCATGGTGGTAACAATCTCCGGATTCTCAAAGGAATAGATGTGGTCGTAGCCACGTCCATCCTTTCTATTGGATGAGAAGAAACCGCGGTTGTGCGGACCTTCGAAGGTCATTCCGAAATCATCGGCTTCGGAATTCAGCGGATAACCCGGATGGGTTATCTTATATTGCTTGGTTTTCTTATCCACCTTGGCGATGTAGACGTCGAGACCGCCCATTCCTACATGACCATTGCTGCTGAAATAGAGGTCGCCATTAGGGCGGAAGGTTGGGAACATCTCGTCGCCCGGGGTATTGATGGGTTCGCCGAGGTTTTCCACACCACCCAGTCCGGCAGCGGTGATGCGCACACGCCAGATGTCGTATCCGCCTACGCCGCCCGGCATATCTGATACGAAATAGAGCCATTCGCCATCCGGACTGACAGCCGGATGGGCGTAGGTGCTCAGGGTATCCTTGGTGAGTTCCAGCGGATTCGGCTTTCCCCATGCCGCATCCGAGCGGCTGGAGGTGACGATTTGGGCGAATCGGGGAGCAGATGCATCGGTGACGCATTGCGTGAGATACATCTCCCTGCCATCGGGAGCGAAGCAGCAGGCACCCTCGTCGTAGGCGGTGTTGAGGCCCGAGGCGATGGCTTCCGGTTTACTCCATTTTCCCTTGTCATCCTTTTCTGAAAGAAAGATGTCGCCTGCCTTGGTGCCGGTGATTCCGCTGAGTTCATCGCCCTGCGCCTCG
The Segatella copri DNA segment above includes these coding regions:
- a CDS encoding Lrp/AsnC family transcriptional regulator, whose product is MAKQVLDSLDRQILKLISQDARIPFLEVARACNVSGAAIHQRVAKLSNLGIIKGSQFIIDPEKIGYETCAYMGLFLKEPEKFDQVVEELKKIPEVVECHYTTGGFDMFIKIYAINNHHLLEIIHDKLQPLGLSRSETIISFNAAINRQLSMKDLKTMAPDEENEEEEGEASAE
- a CDS encoding dihydrofolate reductase; this translates as MLSIIACISQTNRAIGYQNRLLYHIKSDLTRFRELTTGHTIIMGRKTYESLPNGALPHRRNIVVSRSMKEMEGCEVYPNLDAALKAAESPQEIFIIGGESIYRQSLHVARKLYLTVVDDTTVNDAEVNDAAIDATPQQADAFFPEINPEEWELIEKEMRNENGLSFSFLTYLKK
- a CDS encoding RNA polymerase sigma factor; the encoded protein is MEKISDISLVTKVVMLHDRKSFDLLVKKYQSPIRGFFLRQTLGDVQLSDDLAQDTFVKAYTHLASFKGTAQFSTWLYRIAYNVWYDYNRSHKATQDIDTPAVARQNAQGVNSGLKMDLLNALQILSENERTCITLQLMDGLSIDKIAEVTGMALGTIKSHLSRGKQKLASYLKHNGYDR
- a CDS encoding DUF5056 domain-containing protein yields the protein MTDKKNDKIQSMDVDLLSASDEQLLQAFFADNKMAEIPDDGFSDRVMQALPAMETEQSLLEFHIALAKRHRLEHLWTAVCVAIGVIAAVLCQGWEQIQGWLYGMKIDFLLTGFHAIRHGIDSFGNSQNLWMMLAGIVVLIMVWGYNELADARE
- a CDS encoding OmpA family protein; translation: MKQIRFYQIITAVCCLLLMSCGIDKNLKKGEKFLALGEYYDAADQFKQAYTKTPSKERASRGKIALKMARCYDKINSTPKAIAAYRNAVRYNQASIDDRLAYARLLLKNGEYKQAEKEFRILVDSLPDNVLARNGLKSAQLAPTWKKEGSRYKVKKMDVFNSRRDDYSPMLLGDEADQLYFTSTRNEAQGDELSGITGTKAGDIFLSEKDDKGKWSKPEAIASGLNTAYDEGACCFAPDGREMYLTQCVTDASAPRFAQIVTSSRSDAAWGKPNPLELTKDTLSTYAHPAVSPDGEWLYFVSDMPGGVGGYDIWRVRITAAGLGGVENLGEPINTPGDEMFPTFRPNGDLYFSSNGHVGMGGLDVYIAKVDKKTKQYKITHPGYPLNSEADDFGMTFEGPHNRGFFSSNRKDGRGYDHIYSFENPEIVTTMKGWVYEMDGYELPAAQVTVVGNDGTYKKLPVKSDGSFTMPINTKVDYLIMASCKGFLNHKEELRVDSAKESKEYVLQFPLASITAPVLIDNIFYDFDKATLTPASTKSLDELVGLLKENPNVTIELSAHCDYKGNAEYNKRLSQRRAQSVVNYLIAHGIEKERLTPVGYGKERPKKVRKKLTEKYPWLKEGDELTQEFILKQSKEHQEICNQINRRTEFIVLRTTYNMFDEKGNLKNPPKPKPKQQEKESDDNGFDFEFDLE
- a CDS encoding DUF6249 domain-containing protein, producing the protein MKKAILALALVMSMGATQVSWASSAPKHRYHPTAQQVDQQDAQEKAADGKTASAEQKASAQDDGALEAYSDTTSSDSAINDACDYDDARAYHSKYSLENYDDPFDFIGSVFGSGMLGVVVIFCVIFGLLFILAPLIIFVLLIRYLVRRHNDRIKLAEMAMEKGINVPESDRPIDKQSDEYLVKRGLRNVFLGAGLCAMFSWWSVDFLAGIGALIGFYGLGQTLIGLLPAIKDWWKNRHGNQGTGYNGTPV
- a CDS encoding methyltransferase RsmF C-terminal domain-like protein; the protein is MAKILPEDFRKYTLGLMGEELYQQLEQGITEGEAPTSIRLNPFKCKEGEDVKTPKEEKDVNSQKEGEQKVMGEPIPWCPSTGRYLATRPNFTFDPWLHAGKYYVQEASSMFVDLVIRQLVHEPVMMLDLCAAPGGKSTAVRAALPEGSLLFSNEPMRTRSQILAENIQKFGHPDMIVTNNYPRDYKKSKLLFDVILTDVPCSGEGMFRKDDGAIAEWSLQNVDNCWHLQREIVSDIWGSLKPGGILIYSTCTFNAHEDEENIAWICEELGAEPVALTGIDDSWNITGNLIGSSFPVYRFLPGKTRGEGIFLAVLRKEGEEEENMLLSYAAKAEKDKKKGKAKKGMNADQKEKAGKGNKNNAGKAGKSNKNVLTMIPGNWIRSTSDALKDGEYGMGYDYQKTEDGDVYAIPQRWQYIYELAKNSLKVIHAGIKLGTDKGKGLIPDQCLALSTMLNPDAFPQEELSYEDAIRYLRKEAVNLHVDSPKKYVLVTYQGVPLGWEKNIGNRANNLYPQEWKIKSTHVPEEQIIINSL